TTTAGTTTTGAGAGAGTGTTTAAATCTAATAAGAAATGCTAGTTCTTATACTTTTTGTGTTCTTGAAAAACTTTAAGTTCGTACCTTAGctttgaaagaaaaagaaaatattataggAGTTCGGAACTCCAGCAATGAAAATAGGAACATTTAGTGAGTACATGTTACTATTGGTGTTTGTTTTATGGTATTTATGATAACTACAgcctttgttttgttttcttattatcGTAATTGCATCATCATATCTAGTAATAATCTTAGTTATCGCAAGTAGGCCTGCCATTTTAGGTATCAGTTCGGTTCAGGTAggatattttggatatcagATAGTGCTGATGAGGGCTAGATAATGCTTTTATAGTAACCGACTAATGAGAGCTTACTATTCATGGACAATGTCTATTAAAGTTGCTGAATTTTTCAGCATTCAATTTAGCACAACAAGACCCAATTCCATGGTATTGGATGGTGTGTTTATATTGCAGAACATTTTCAATGGATTCATTGAGGCCTTAGATTTGTGCTAAGTGCCATATCATTTTTGTATGAAAAATTGACTGGTGGGTTTACGGTTAGTCTTTGTCTCTGTTTTATCATCCTCCTCTACCCAGGGAGTGTACCTCCTCACCATCCTTTTTTGTGAAAGGAGATGCTTCCTCGGATTTGCTGCTAAGTTTTGGTTTTAGCTTTCTCACTGTTTATCTTTTTATGTAGTGGTCTATACGGGATCAGAAGAGGCAATCGAGATTAAGTTTGGCTCTAAGGTACATGATGGCTTTTAACGTCACTTTTTCTCAACACTTTCAAGCTCTGTCTCAAATTCGCTGTCATCTTCATTCGAAGAACTATCTCTTTTCTCTAATATTGTTGTagtttatacttttaataaaaaggaGGATATATAATTCTGTCTCTAACTATTGTAGTCAAACAAAATGAGAATTaaggaaaataatttttgatccaatgttgaagcaaaaaaaaatgaaaaaaaaaaaattcatgtgaTGTTCATATCGATTTATTATGTACTTCTATATTTAGCTTTGTGTAGATAGGGAACTCTAACTGAACAAGAATAGTATCATTAACACAACACAAAACTTACATGAATTCCTTTCTCTTTTTAGAGGATATATATGTGACTGgatattctttttcttctttgaatcATGTACATAtactaaaatagtaaaatatataaaaatatgtagaaAGTTCAATATTACCCCAATTTAACTGATATATACAAGAATTGTTGAATAACGTAAACAAATTGAAAATACGATACCAAATTAAAGTGAATTAATGGAATAGATTTAGTTGTGTACTGTAACAGTTTCGTAGAGGTTTAGATTTCTTCAGACTAATCCAATGAGCTAAAAATACAATGGCTTGTGTTTATAATCCAAAAACTCAGTCAACGCAACAAATGAGAGATACATATGAGGGTTGATCCTCTACTTAAAGACAGAGACCATGAAAAAGTTCAATAACAAAACCTGATATTACCGTTACAAATCTATTGAAGTTGctgacaaaagaaaagaaaaaaatctatctttttttgtttagattagCTCCCAAGGATTAGCTTAAAAAAAGAGAATCAATCGGAGgagatattacaatttttttttgtttagactGGCACGAATACCGATATAGTAAGCAAAACCAAATGCGCCTAGCTGCACTTGCGGCCATCCCGATCTCTTAACATATAATATTAGTCCTTATCCCATTTGTCAACAGGTGGGCACAATAAGTAGTCAATCCACCAAACCAACGTGACAAAAACTTGGGAAAACCAGGGGAGACAGCGTCTGGTTTTGCACTCTAACAAGCGGCTAAAACTTTgatactcttcttcttctctattattatataaatacaacTCATGGAATCACTTTCTTTCATCAACAACTTTCACAAAGCAATTCTCCATtttcaaacaaaacacaaagcTAAGAGTTTCTGCAATTAAGAGAAGTACAGAAAGGAAAGATGAGTTCAAGGAGTAAAGCGTGGTTAGTGGCAGCAACCATTGGAGCTGTGGAGGCCTCGAAAGACCAATTGGGACTATGCAGGTGGAACTACATGATCCGGTCTGTGAATCAACGTATCCGAAACAACGTGAGATCCGCTGCTCAGACGAGCAGGTTCTCTTCTTCATCCGCCACCGCCCTTGCCTCCTGCAAGGATGGTGACAAGGCAAAGCAAGCCGAGGAGTCTCTCAGGACAGTCATGTACTTGAGCTGTTGGGGTCCTAATTGATGAAGACAGATGGATAGAGATTTTTTTCTGCCGTCGATTGGATCCGACAGGTTGTATCTATGTCGGGGAGCTGTGAAATCGGATTGTACAGAACGCAATGAGTTTTTGGGGTTTTAACGGATTCGAATTGTATAAGGCGTAAAGGATACTTGTACAGATTTCAGGGAtgaatataaaagttttatgtTTATCTTACTGGAAAAAATAGTTATGTTTATCTCAACATATAGCTTCCATAATCCATTCTTTTGACACATCAAGCTTGTCCCTTGTTTTTGCTATCAAACTTGACTAAATGCTCTTCTTGAATTTGATTTCTAAGTGGTTTCGCATCAAGCCAAGCTTTAGATTCGGTAATAGCATGCTCTACAATGTTTGGGTAGTCAAAGACATTAGTCACACACAAGGAATAGTTAATAGGATCAGTAGGAACTCCAGCAATGAGTTTTGAATTAAAGAAACAGTTGGTGACTTCATGCCATTGTTGgcgttttttttcttctgagaATTATCATCTGTTTCCTTTTTTCCTTATTACTCCACCTTCTGAATTACATCCTCACATCtagaattattttatatgaaatgGTATGTAACTATAGTAAAAATCTGCTTTAAAGTATActatttcattaattaataaaatactatttttaataatattttaaaatagcatGAGAAAAGTTCCTGTAAAATAATTTGTTACTAAACATCGTTCAACAAAATCTATAATAATTTAGAAAACATAATCGGTAAAcactaaaatttcattaatatttcaTTTCAGATATAATTATGAtctgaaaaaattataatattattaaactatataaatactattttaaattgaGAATTAATTGTTTTATCAAATTGTtctacattttatataatttagtttggAAGTTGactaatcttatatattaaaacataagtcatgacttctttcatgtacgattttttttatttggacaaCCCCTTAGAAAATTACTTAAATGATTTTTTGTATACATATTTGAATTAttctaaacaaacaaatcaaatagatatttctagattttctcttaattacatcccaataaaatattttcaaatttatttatttacaatataaatatacattcgtatttatttaaaatataaatatatattttgttttcacttaaacaaacattttaaatatttaattaatttcgtaattatttataatatacatgtatatttcacttttactaaaataaatctTTTAAGTATCTAACTaatgttttaattgtattaaactcatgtataattttgtattaaatttgtgatgttaatttaatataatattttaatgtagGTTGATATTAATTACACTTAATGTAGGTTATTCagtcaaatatttaaatcatacatACAATTcgattaatatatatgtacgattaaaatctaaaataaaattataagtgAAATTAATATCTAAGTTAATAGTAAACTGAATGAAATTTgtcgtaaatatcatataactaggataagacatgcgccttgcgcagggtgaattttatgataaatatttaaaatatatagtatttacaAATGATGTCAAGTTAGCAATATTTCGGTTTTATTAGGGGTAAATATGTCGGTTTAACTACATGTTTAggttttattcaaaaaaaactaCGGGTttaggttcggtttggtttattaAGATCTAAGAGACCATTAACCAAAGTCATAtcaaattagtttggtttgatttgtgttCAGTTTTATTTCGATTTCGTGTTCGattcaattttaatttagtttgatttgtgtttggttcatttttttgttttgtttaattcAATCGAAATAATTTTTCTAgtattgttttagttaaaaaaatataatttataagaacataaacaaatcatcatttgacactaagacattattttcttcattaataTTAGTATACATTTTTAGTGAAACCTTCAAATAATTCagatattgataaattaattgcatgatttttaattttaattatcttataCCTTATTCGCTTATTCACCACTCTTTCTAATTAATACAAACATTCATTTTACTGAaacttatgaaaattatatactacATATATCAATTGCACGCATCATATtgtgcaatattttatatttactacttattttttgttttttatgtaaattatgaaattataaaataataattatatatattaaataactaagaaatcaattaatatatgtaataaattaaTGTGCGCATATAAATCAAACGATCACTCTTGATTTTTGCAATCATTTTagggtaaataaatcaaaataatcacTCTTATATGTCgtatataatatgtaattaaattaaatgatattaacatagatattgcttttaatattgattttattaaatgaggtttctattcatatgattttatgattatttgcatatttgtgaaacaaaattttacaccaacgatttttttaatgtggatgttttgaagtttcaatgatttataatcatttaaaaaatgaagatttcaaaattaaaatattaacttttcaatatatgttcaatgcaatatcaaaatattagtatgtattttcatacgATGTATAGTCtaatttaaacgatatgaaaaatatatatataaaacctattaaaatgagattatttattcatacggtcttataatcattgtatcctaatatagaaaaaaaaattaaactttgatcacaaaagtttatatgagacttttaacagttttaatttataatcgttttgaaatattcaaaatacaacatatacaaaaatctattttttattatatgattaatgtaattgtgtaatttattttaataataaagaattaaacaaaaatgatagaaattatataaattgttatcaaatctttattatttaagattattaattgtcgtatatatttattttagtcacATTAGGTAATtttcgtaggttttatttaaggaaaaataTATGTGACCAATGTAATGGTAGAGAGTATAATTTTTAGACTATAGTTTATATAAGGtgcttttgaattttaaaatatgatttggaAGGCATACACAAGTGCCACATaggatggttttttttttaatttttacaaaactaaggttcatatttttaaatgattctcaaataatatataggagatattagtaactaggtgttttcctgcaccatgtgcagtaaaaaattttaaaatatttttaatagataaatataaattatattttaatttttattaatattataaattttctttttattattaatattttaatataaatttgatttaactgaacattaaaattaagataatttttttttgtttattttgaattatatttaagaatgtgtatgtatatatttaaaattataatcttaggtagatttttctatctatttattttaattaaatatattaaataaatatgtaaaattcataattgtcaaaaattaaaatcaaacactatttataaaatctgtagatatatataagaaactaatgattttacgatttaatttgattttatgatttaatttttatattttctaaacatatgtatatatttttaaaatatttttaacttaaatgatatttcgaaatttgaaaagccataattgaatatatttattttaacgatgatttatgagttattaccatattttaaaaaagtccaaaaatataagtcgacaataaatataatatatgatttattaccatattttaaaaagtttaccaaaaatataaattaacattaaatataattattcatgtcatattaatccataagacatgtcatcaattttagtagttatgtcacaattattaatctaggtgttttcctgcaccatgtgtagtgataaattttttaaaagttcaattttatattttaaaatgtaatttattaatattatatattttattattttgaacaataattaatataaatataattaattaagcataaaattaagtgaaaatatttttattttaaattatatttaagaatatatatgtatatatataaagttaaaatcttaaataaaaaggttatctatttcatttggttaaatgtattaaatcaacttgtacaaaattactaaaatcatataaaattgtatagttatcaaaaattaaattaaataatatttatataatttgtagatatctaaaagaaactaatgatattacgatttatattttttaaaaaatttagaaaatttagaaaattttagataataaaaatgttatattataaaagtaaaattatataatatttcgaaattcaaaatgttatatttgaatatatttattttagtgatgatttatgagttattaccatattctataAAGTTtagcaaaaatataaatcaatattaaatgtaatatatgagttattgctatattttaaaaagatttccaaaaatatatatcagcattaaatgtaattgtccatgtcatatttaaccatatgacatatcatcaatcttaatagccacgtcacaatttttttgtgaaaacgattgtagataAGACacgtggcaaatcacttctcaaatatagattaggggattttttatttttgtaactgatCAAGATCGatgatacatatatttttatcactAATTTAATGTGTCTTGTTAATGATAGAAATTGAATTGCACACCACTGAATATTCAGTTTAGTAACTTACCATATTTGGTAAAGTTGGATATTTCAAAATACACTCATCTTAATTGTATGCTGTCTTTCTTAGATACACTTCTTAGATACATGCCTTattcatacaaaaaaaatatttcctatGTAGTTATGTTTATTACATATGTCTCGCTGAGATAGAGACCTTATacatttcatcttttttttctttttgtaaccaTCAAAACTGCGCTATGGCTGTTGTGCTTATTGGATGCGTCTCGCGTAGAACTGCATCCACGATTAGATGGATTTAAGATTACTTAATAAACatcttaaaacttaaaaaataattagcgATGGTGTAAGGTTTTCTTGTCTGAGACACAGCGAAACCAAAACCAATAAATGTAGATCCAAACTTGAAATCTGAAACCAACCAAGATGTTTAGAAACCCAATTAATACCTTGAGACCAAAGGCATCTGCGGAAGATATAATAAGCTCATCCGAAGCTCTG
The Raphanus sativus cultivar WK10039 chromosome 1, ASM80110v3, whole genome shotgun sequence DNA segment above includes these coding regions:
- the LOC108852618 gene encoding uncharacterized protein LOC108852618 → MSSRSKAWLVAATIGAVEASKDQLGLCRWNYMIRSVNQRIRNNVRSAAQTSRFSSSSATALASCKDGDKAKQAEESLRTVMYLSCWGPN